In Zingiber officinale cultivar Zhangliang chromosome 1A, Zo_v1.1, whole genome shotgun sequence, a genomic segment contains:
- the LOC122039050 gene encoding uncharacterized protein LOC122039050 — protein sequence MAGRRNNGDIGGQNNQFLEGLTALLWEQNRIDGKQIQQLLQAREQESTPRRPTPSAHPVYRQFRELGPTEFKGTTDPIVVEGWIRALERIYDFMQLTDTDKVRCAIFMLRDDARVWWEGARLTVDFSTLTWADLKEGDLTVAEYVRRFERGRYFVPMIVSQPIEKLKHFTKGLRAVIRHDVRLSRVTTFRETVDQALMSESDRNVMVKEAQNNRLSYQGRDQQEPAEGTTSKVENKVWCPKCEKIHAGQCLTGIDVCYMCKKAGHFARDCPQLKEPIKGRVFSMTQEQVDLDASIITSMIFVASIPAHALIDSGATHSFISAIYIAKLGITPEQMIKGYSVSLPSGVKLYNNRVVRNCQIKMQNCMVSAELIVLEMVEFDVILGMDWLTQYEAVIDCKQRTVRLKLPTEEFFIFHAVPRSTLPHMISMCKARRMLNKGCEGLLVNITIKSETQRPRLEEVEVARDFSEVFPEDVAGLPPIREVEFGIELVPGTTPVSKAPYRLAPTEIKDLKEQLQELLGKGFI from the exons ATGGCTGGTCGAAGGAACAATGGTGATATAGGTGGTCAGAACAACCAGTTTCTAGAGGGACTTACTGCACTTCTATGGGAGCAGAATCGTATCGATGGGAAACAGATTCAGCAACTATTGCAGGCTAGGGAACAGGAGAGCACACCTAGACGTCCTACACCTAGTGCGCACCCGGTCTACAGGCAATTTCGGGAGCTAGGACCGACGGAGTTTAAAGGCACCACAGATCCGATCGTTGTAGAAGGATGGATTCGAGCTCTAGAGAGGATTTATGATTTCATGCAACTCACGGATACGGATAAGGTCAGGTGCGCAATATTTATGTTGCGAGATGATGCACGGGTATGGTGGGAAGGTGCACGATTGACAGTGGATTTTTCTACGTTGACATGGGCTGATTTAAAGGAG GGAGATCTGACGGTGGCAGAGTATGTCAGAAGGTTCGAGAGGGGACGCTACTTCGTACCCATGATTGTCAGCCAACCAATTGAGAAGTTGAAGCACTTCACTAAAGGATTGAGAGCTGTCATTCGCCATGACGTCAGACTAAGCCGAGTCACCACATTCAGGGAGACAGTTGACCAGGCACTGATGTCTGAAAGTGACAGGAACGTCATGGTCAAGGAAGCCCAAAATAACAGATTGAGTTATCAGGGAAGGGATCAACAGGAGCCAG CTGAAGGTACTACTTCCAAGGTTGAGAACAAAGTCTGGTGCCCCAAGTGCGAGAAGATACATGCTGGACAGTGTCTGACTGGTATTGATGTTTGCTATATGTGCAAAAAGGCAGGGCATTTTGCTAGGGACTGTCCTCAGCTCAAGGAGCCAATCAAAGGAAGGGTATTTTCCATGACCCAAGAGCAGGTGGATTTAGACGCATCTATTATCACAAGTATGATTTTTGTTGCCAGTATACCGGCTCATGCATTAATAGACTCTGGTGCCACTCATTCATTTATATCTGCGATTTACATTGCAAAATTAGGCATTACTCCTGAACAAATGATTAAGGGATATAGTGTTTCTTTGCCTTCTGGGGTGAAATTATACAATAACAGGGTGGTAAGAAACTGTCAGATAAAGATGCAAAACTGTATGGTGAGTGCAGAACTTATTGTGTTGGAAATGGTGGAATTTGATGTAATCCTCGGAATGGATTGGCTGACTCAGTACGAGGCAGTCATCGATTGCAAACAACGGACCGTTAGGTTAAAGCTTCCTACCGAGGAATTCTTCATTTTTCATGCAGTCCCAAGATCGACCCTTCCTCACATGATTTCAATGTGTAAAGCTCGACGAATGCTAAACAAGGGGTGTGAGGGCCTCTTAGTCAATATCACAATTAAATCAGAGACCCAACGACCAAGATTGGAGGAAGTGGAGGTAGCTCGAGATTTTTCGGAAGTGTTTCCAGAGGATGTTGCAGGGCTACCCCCGATTCGGGAGGTGGAGTTCGGAATAGAACTAGTACCAGGAACGACGCCGGTGTCAAAAGCGCCATACCGATTGGCACCTACTGAAATTAAAGACTTGAAGGAGCAGTTGCAAGAATTACTGGGTAAAGGATTCATTTGA